The following are from one region of the Syntrophorhabdaceae bacterium genome:
- a CDS encoding isochorismatase family protein, translating to MARKAQAANNLVSRDDCVLIIIDVQEKLMPVISERQGVTQNVIRLARFANMAGIPVVITEQEKLGSTLPEVKQELVATRPVSKVHFNCFSCKEFQDEVSRIGRHTLILTGVEAHICVLQTALHGLGKYEVHVVGDAVSSRAPDNRKTALERMQQCGATITSTEMFIYEILQKAGTDEFRATLPLVK from the coding sequence ATGGCACGCAAAGCACAGGCCGCCAATAACCTTGTGTCGCGGGATGACTGTGTTCTCATTATCATCGACGTTCAGGAGAAACTGATGCCCGTTATCTCAGAAAGGCAAGGGGTTACACAGAACGTCATACGACTTGCGCGTTTTGCCAATATGGCAGGAATCCCGGTTGTGATCACCGAGCAGGAGAAACTCGGGTCAACGCTTCCTGAGGTCAAACAGGAACTTGTTGCCACCAGGCCCGTGTCCAAGGTGCACTTTAACTGTTTCTCCTGTAAGGAGTTTCAGGACGAGGTGTCAAGGATAGGCCGGCACACGTTAATCCTTACCGGTGTAGAGGCCCATATCTGTGTATTGCAAACAGCCCTGCACGGGCTGGGCAAGTACGAGGTACATGTTGTGGGTGATGCCGTTTCATCGCGTGCCCCCGACAACCGGAAAACAGCCCTGGAACGCATGCAGCAGTGCGGTGCAACGATAACCTCGACAGAGATGTTCATATACGAGATATTGCAGAAGGCGGGGACCGACGAGTTCAGGGCAACCCTGCCACTCGTGAAGTAG
- the hpt gene encoding hypoxanthine phosphoribosyltransferase translates to MMKKLFSKEDIEGAVKRLASLIEKDFEGEDIVFVCLLKGSFMFTSDLVRCIGNPSRVDFMRVSSYGNAMKSRGEISVTKDLEEDIKDRNVVIVEDIIDSGLTLKSVREILKKREPKTLKICALVDKRARREVEIEGDYIGFTIDDGFIVGYGIDYAELYRNYPEIYVVEENKETG, encoded by the coding sequence ATGATGAAAAAACTGTTTTCAAAGGAAGATATAGAGGGCGCGGTCAAGAGGCTCGCCTCATTGATAGAGAAGGATTTCGAAGGTGAAGACATTGTCTTTGTCTGTCTCTTGAAGGGTTCCTTCATGTTCACCTCTGACCTGGTGCGCTGCATCGGAAACCCGTCCAGAGTGGATTTCATGCGGGTATCGTCCTATGGGAATGCGATGAAGTCAAGGGGAGAGATATCGGTTACAAAGGACCTGGAAGAAGATATTAAGGACAGGAACGTGGTGATCGTGGAAGATATCATAGATTCAGGACTTACGTTAAAATCGGTACGCGAGATACTTAAGAAACGGGAGCCGAAAACACTGAAGATCTGCGCACTTGTTGACAAAAGGGCCCGGAGGGAAGTAGAGATAGAGGGCGATTACATCGGCTTTACAATCGACGACGGCTTCATCGTGGGGTATGGGATAGATTATGCGGAGCTGTACAGGAACTATCCGGAGATATACGTCGTTGAAGAAAACAAGGAAACGGGATAG
- a CDS encoding MBL fold metallo-hydrolase, which translates to MKIKWYGHASFKITTEKGVRIILDPYQSGAFGGAMGYGKITDEADIVLTSHDHEDHNYTKDIQGRFKHINKAGAYEEKGVKIRVIPSYHDTSGGKERGQNLIFIIEADGLAVGHMGDLGHVLEKDALKQIGKVDVLLLPVGGFFTIDAKEATKVMNDLSPLVTIPMHYKTEKCDLPIAGIEEFTGDKKTVKAAGSTEVEITKANLPKSQEIVLLQYAL; encoded by the coding sequence ATGAAGATAAAATGGTACGGCCACGCATCATTTAAGATAACGACGGAAAAGGGGGTAAGGATTATTCTTGACCCTTATCAGTCAGGGGCCTTCGGGGGTGCCATGGGCTACGGGAAGATCACGGATGAGGCGGATATCGTCCTTACGAGTCATGACCACGAAGACCACAATTACACAAAGGACATCCAGGGCAGGTTCAAGCATATCAACAAGGCGGGTGCATATGAAGAGAAAGGGGTAAAGATACGGGTCATCCCGTCATATCACGATACCTCCGGGGGGAAAGAAAGGGGACAGAACCTGATCTTTATCATCGAGGCAGACGGGCTGGCCGTAGGGCACATGGGGGATCTCGGTCACGTCCTTGAAAAGGACGCGCTGAAACAGATCGGCAAGGTTGACGTACTTCTTTTGCCCGTGGGAGGCTTCTTTACTATCGATGCAAAGGAGGCAACGAAGGTAATGAACGACCTGTCTCCCCTTGTGACGATACCGATGCACTACAAAACAGAAAAATGCGACCTCCCGATCGCGGGCATTGAAGAATTTACCGGGGACAAAAAGACGGTCAAGGCAGCAGGCAGTACCGAGGTGGAGATCACGAAGGCAAACCTCCCGAAATCACAGGAGATAGTTTTACTGCAGTACGCCCTGTAG
- a CDS encoding MBL fold metallo-hydrolase: protein MGPEEIIKGVYIVGSSDISDPRDCSVYLIDLGELILVDTGAGTGAEGIIGNIISLGLDPGKITTIILTHCHIDHVGGAHVFKKRYGSRIVMHELDAAVVERGDNRMTAAYWYGVNFAPLGVDVKLAGKEDRLSFSDSEVVCLHTPGHTPGSISAYVDTGGKRVLFGQDIHGPFLAEFGANISHWQKSMEILLALRADILCEGHFGVYLPNEKVTEYIERYIDEYGER from the coding sequence ATGGGTCCTGAAGAGATCATTAAAGGCGTATATATCGTCGGCAGCTCGGATATCAGCGACCCCAGGGACTGTTCGGTATATCTCATTGACCTCGGTGAATTGATTCTCGTTGATACCGGCGCAGGGACCGGCGCCGAAGGCATCATCGGCAACATTATAAGTCTGGGACTCGATCCCGGAAAGATCACAACAATCATACTCACTCATTGCCACATAGACCATGTCGGCGGAGCACATGTTTTCAAAAAGCGTTACGGCTCGCGGATTGTCATGCATGAGCTTGACGCCGCTGTCGTTGAAAGGGGCGACAACAGGATGACGGCGGCATACTGGTACGGCGTCAACTTTGCCCCTCTTGGCGTGGACGTGAAGCTTGCCGGAAAGGAGGACCGACTCAGCTTCTCCGACAGCGAGGTCGTCTGTCTCCACACCCCCGGCCACACCCCCGGCTCTATCTCCGCCTACGTTGATACCGGCGGGAAAAGGGTCCTCTTTGGTCAGGACATCCACGGCCCTTTCCTTGCAGAGTTCGGCGCGAACATCTCTCATTGGCAGAAATCCATGGAAATTCTCCTTGCCCTCAGGGCCGATATCCTCTGCGAAGGACATTTTGGCGTGTACCTGCCCAATGAAAAGGTGACCGAATATATTGAACGGTACATAGATGAATACGGTGAGCGATAA
- a CDS encoding gamma carbonic anhydrase family protein, with amino-acid sequence MDSNKYITGYEGKNPRIHRSVFIDISARVIGDVVIEEGASIWPMAVLRADSADIYIGRRSAVLDHSLIESPEGHPVRIEEEVLVSHGSIVHGAHIYSNTLIGIGAIVLEGAIVSSGSIVGAGSLVVAGAFIPPNSLVMGTPGKIIRQTAPEEREGTANQIEGLSRKARNYLK; translated from the coding sequence ATGGATTCAAACAAATACATTACCGGCTATGAGGGCAAAAATCCCCGTATCCACCGCAGTGTCTTTATCGATATCTCTGCCCGTGTCATAGGGGATGTCGTCATCGAAGAAGGTGCGAGCATCTGGCCTATGGCTGTTCTGAGGGCTGACAGCGCCGATATTTATATCGGAAGGCGTTCCGCAGTGTTAGATCATTCTCTTATTGAATCACCCGAAGGTCATCCCGTCCGGATCGAGGAAGAAGTTCTTGTCAGTCATGGCTCCATTGTCCATGGGGCACACATTTACTCCAACACCCTTATAGGGATTGGGGCCATTGTTCTTGAAGGCGCTATCGTTTCCAGCGGCTCCATTGTTGGTGCCGGAAGTCTTGTGGTTGCCGGCGCCTTTATACCCCCTAATTCGCTGGTCATGGGAACTCCCGGAAAAATCATCAGGCAAACTGCGCCGGAAGAGCGTGAGGGGACAGCGAACCAGATTGAAGGTCTTTCCCGTAAGGCGCGAAATTACCTTAAATAA